The genome window GTAACTCTGATGAATCCAAAGGTACTCTCCGGTATGTTTATCGGGGCCATGATGGCTTTCTTATTCTGTGGTCTCACCATGAATGCGGTAGGCCGTGCCGCCGGACATATGGTAGATGAAGTGCGAAGGCAGTTCAGAGAAATAAAGGGAATTCTTACCGGCCAACAAGAACCCGATTATGCCCGCTGCGTGGCCATATCGACCAAAGGAGCGCAAAAAGAAATGGTATTTCCTTCTCTACTGGCCATTATTGCACCTATATTTACCGGACTTGTTTTCGGTGTTCCGGGAGTAATCGGATTGCTCATCGGCGGTCTTTCGTCGGGTTTTGTACTGGCTATTTTCATGGCAAATGCCGGAGGAGCCTGGGACAATGCGAAAAAATACGTCGAAGAAGGTAATTTCGGAGGGAAAGGGAGCGAGGTTCATCATGCAGCAGTCGTGGGTGACACGGTGGGTGACCCGTTTAAAGATACGGCCGGACCCAGCCTCAATATACTCATTAAACTCATGAGCATGGTTGCTATCGTAATGGCCGGTCTCACCGTCGCCTGGAGTATTTTCTAAAATGAAAGCCCTCTTTTTTTACCTCCCCGGTATTTATTTTATTTATAAATGCCGGGGAGGTCTTTTATCCGGAAAAGCAATCGCCGGAAATTATTTTATTTTGTCGAAAAATGCATTTTATAAACCATAATGATTACCTTTGCCATGAAGATCCTGAGAAAGGTCTGTATCCTGATAATAAATTGAATAATAAATAGATATAAGAATATTGGTTTCCATCGCGAATGATTGAAAGAATAATAATTTTAGACAATATCGACCCGGTTGTATTTTACGGAATAAATAATTCCAATATGCAACTCATCAAAAACTTATTTCCCAAACTTCGTCTCGCCGCACGAGGTCACGTCATTAAAGTCATCGGTGATGAAAACGAAACCGCCGTATTCGAACAAAAGATCAAAGAACTCGAGAAATACTGCGCCGAATACAATATTCTCAATGAAGAAGTCATTATCGATATTATAAAAGGAGATACCCCTACAGAGATTAAACAAGAAAACCTCATTATACACGGAGTTAACGGAAAATCTATCGTTAGCCGCAACGAAAATCAACAGAAACTCGTAAATGCATTCCGGGATAACGATCTTGTTTTTGCACTGGGGCCCGCAGGATCGGGCAAAACATATGTCGCCATCGCTTTAGCGGTAAAAGCACTGAAAAACAAAGAGGTAAAAAAAATCATATTAAGCCGGCCGGCGGTAGAAGCCGGAGAAAAACTGGGATTTCTTCCCGGAGATATGAAAGAAAAAATAGACCCTTACCTACAACCGTTGTACGACGCATTACAGGATATGATTCCTTCGGCTAAACTGAAAGAATATATGGAAGGAAATGTAATACAGATCGCCCCGTTGGCCTTTATGAGAGGGCGTACACTTAACGATGCCGTAATCATCCTCGATGAAGCGCAAAATACCACACCCCACCAGATAAAAATGTTTATGACCCGACTGGGAACGAACGCTAAAATGATCATTACCGGAGACATGACCCAAATCGATCTTCCCACATCTCAGGTTTCGGGATTGGTACAGGCCATTCACATTCTGAAAGGAGTACAGGGCATCGGTAAAATAGAGTTCAGCAAAAAAGATATCGTACGCCATAAACTCGTACAGCATATTGTAGAAGCTTATGAACGTTTCGACGAAAAACAAAAGGAAATACGCCGGAACAAAACAGACAAAGACTCTCGCACAAAGACAGAACAAGACAGTAGCGATAAGTAGTACTATATAAAGCAAAAAGTAAAGGATCTCATAAATTTTAAACACAATATAAGTATTACAGAAATGAAAAATGCTTTAATAAGAACAGATTTCAACTTCCCGGGACAGGTGGGAGTTTATCACGGAAAAGTACGCGATGTATATAACATCGATAACGAATTACTGGTAATGGTAGCCACCGATCGTATTTCGGCCTTCGATGTTATTTTGCCCGAAGGTATCCCTTATAAAGGACAAGTACTGAATCAAATCGCGTCTAAATTCCTCGATGCGACAACCGATATCGTTCCTAACTGGAAGATTGCCGTTCCCGATCCTATGGTAACCATAGGTGTACGGTGCGAACCTTTTAAAGTTGAAATGGTGATCCGCGGATACCTCACCGGGAGTGCCTGGCGCGCATACAAGGCCGGAGAAAGAACACTTTGCGGTATTACTTTACCCGATGGTATGATTGAAAACCAGAAGTTTCCGACCCCGATCGTAACACCGACTACCAAAGCTGATGCCGGTCATGATGAAAATATCTCTAAGGAAGAAATCATCGCCCAGGGTCTCGTATCGAAAGAAGATTACGAACAGCTCGAAAAATATACACAAGCCCTTTTTAAAAGAGGTACCGAGATGGCTGCAGAAAAAGGACTCATTCTTGTAGATACCAAATATGAGTTCGGGAAAAAAGACGGAAAAATAATTCTCATCGACGAAATACACACTCCCGATTCTTCTCGTTACTTTTACGCAGACGGATATGAAGAACGACTAGCAAAAGGGGAGGAACAACGTCAGTTATCGAAAGAATTTGTTCGCCAATGGCTCATACAAAACGGATTCCAGGGAAAAGACGGACAAAAAGTTCCTGAAATGACCGAAGCATATTGCAATAGCGTTTCGGATCGTTATATCGAATTATACGAACACATCGTAGGTGAAAAATTCACAAAAGCAGACGGCAACAATCTTGCCGCACGTATCGAAAATAATGTAACTGAATTCCTGAACAACAGAAAATAAAATATCCCATGCAGGAGTGTAACCTTGTATGATTGCACTCCTGCTTTTTCACCCAATAACCCGTTATTGCCGATCATGAATAAGTACAAAACAGAGAATATACTTCCTTATAACGAGAGCGAAAGCAAAAGTACTCAGGTACGAAAAATGTTCGACTCGATCGCCCCGGCATACGATAAACTCAACCGAATCATGACTTTCGGGATCGACCGCCGCTGGAGAAAAGAAGCTGTAAAGATACTTTGTTCGTACGCCCCTCAATATATCCTCGATATAGCGACCGGTACCGGTGATCTGGCATTTTTACTCAACCGTTCCCTCCGTCCCGAAAAAATCATAGGAGCCGATATTTCGGAGGGTATGTTGGAAATTGCACGGGAAAAAACAAAAAAATACGGATTCGAACGAGATATGAAATTCGAATGCCAAGACTGTCTTTCTCTTACTTACGAAGATAATACCTTCAACGCGATTACCGTCGCTTACGGAGTACGTAACTTCGAAAATCTCGACAAAGGTTTCAGCGAAATGTACCGGGTACTGGCACCTGAAGGCATATTGATGGTCATAGAATTATCTACTCCGCAAAAATTCCCGTTAAAACAATTCTACAATTTATATTCCCGTTACTTCATTCCTTTTGTAGGCAGCCTCATTTCGAAAGACAAAAAAGCATACACTTATCTGCCCAAATCGGTTGCAGTTGTTCCTCAAGGCAAAGAAATGCTTAAAGTTTTTCAAAACGCCGGGTTCAAAAATACCCGATACAAACAGATGACCTTTGGTATTTGCACGATCTATGTAGGGGAAAAATAATTTTTAACCTGTAATATTTTCCCAGAAAACACGAGGAAGACATATGTTATCTAAATCTACTGCACCCTCAAATAACGGGGCTATCTCTACCGGTGAAAAACCGGCTATTCCACATCCCACAGGTGTTACAAGAAATTTCATCTCCGAATGTTCACGGGCAAAAGCGATAAACCGGTCGACATACGGTTTTATTTCTTCAACCGTACCAAACATAGTAGGTATAGCGTAAGTATTCCCTTGCAAGCCTTCGCCCTGCCCCCACTTTGCACCCCAACGACAAGCGGTATGGGCAGCTCCGCCGGCATGAAATCCATTCAGGTTGCTTCCGAATACAAATATCTCCTCCGGATCGAGTGCCGTAATTACCTCTTCCGTTATCCTTATATTTTTCATATTACAGATTTTATATTAAAGATACCCTTTTAACGCATACCGGCAAACTTTAAACTCATTTTATCCATATCGAACAAATTAAACAGGTTCTAAAACTATGCCTTGCGACTTTATTTTTTATCAAAGATATCCTTCTGTATATTAAATCTAAAAAAGAAACGATTATACTTTTACCTGTTTTTTTTTGACAATTACACATTAAACACTATCTTTGCATCGCTTTTTCACAAAAGCAGGCCGGTCGGGTAGCTCAGCTGGATAGAGCAACAGCCTTCTAAGCTGTGGGTCGAGGGTTCGAATCCCTCCTCGATCACAAGACGGAAAGCAGTCGAAAATTCGATTGCTTTCCGTCTTTATTTACCTGTCTTCAACAAAGCAACGGGAATTTACGATACAAAATAAATCTGAAAACAGCGACTTGATTAAATCGATCTTATAAAACATCTAATACAGTACACAAACTACCGTATTTTATTCTTTCAACAACGGTAACCGATCGAGCATATTTTTCAATTTAATAGCGATACGAGGCATTGGCTCGGCAATTGTCAATCCTACCAAATCATATTTCGAAGCGATATCATTTATAATTCTGACGGTTTCCTCTATTTTCAATCCACCCGGCTCAACCCCTACACCGGCAATAATTTCAGCCGGATCCAACGCATCCAGATCGAAATGCACGACGGCTTTTGAAACTCCTGTATCTTTTAGCCATTTCATAATAGCCGAACTATCTACCGCCACCTCAGAAGGAGACAGGCTTTTTATGCCCAATTCTTTTTGCCTTTCTTTTGTACCGCCCTCTTTTTCCCAAGCCCTCAATCCGACAATCAATACTTTCGCAGCATCTACTTTTGCCGGTAAAAGACTCATAATTTTTTTATCACCTATCCCTAAACATGCCGCTAAAGCCATCGCATGATATCCCTTATACTCATCATAAGGGAAATTTATATCGGGATGAGCATCGATCCAGACAACCGCTATATCATCGGGATACTTTTCGGCCAAATAGGTAAAAGGTACTACACTTACCGAACACTCTCCCCCCAAAGTAACTATTTTATCAGGATCACTTTTCCGTAACTCCGATAAAGCCGCCTGGGTCTGCTCAAGGATAATATCCCGGTCACAAACTCCATCCACAACCGTTCTTTCTCCAATCTTTAAAGATACCGGAACTTCAACTGTTTCCAGAGAAGTCTCAGGAGACAACATATCCAATAATTTCGCCCCCCAATAATATCCTCTCGAAGCATCTTCAGCCGGAATATCGGGCATCCAATGAGCAACTACTCCCCCTTGCCACTGAGGATAAATCAATCGAATCGTTTTTCCCATACTCTTATCTTTAATTTTAAATTATCCCGTTTATTCGAGAATAGACAGTAAAATTATAAAAAACGGTCTCTTACAATATAAAACACATTATAAATTATATTTACTGTCTTTATACGTCTTATATCACTTTCTTTACTGTTAATGAAAAAGTAAGGAAATTTCTTTGCTTTTTGTAACGTATCCACTTGTAGTAAAAAAACAGGAATGCCGTTCGTTTCACAAAACGATCTTTTTAAATATTACAAAATATATTTCAGTGTAAACAAAAGGGCCATAATATACATAGGCAAAGTCAGTTTTTTACGCTTACCGCACAAAAGATTAATGAGAACATAACTGATAAGCCCCAATACGATACCGTCGGATATACTATAAGCCATAGGTATCGTAATTATACAAATAAAAGAAGGGATGGACTCCGAATAATCATCGAGATCGATATCTTTGATAGGCGACAGCATAAACAACCCTACCAATACCAAAACAGGACAAGTGGCCGCTCCCGGTATGGATAAGAACAACGGAGAAAATAATAACGCAATAATAAATCCGGCAGCCACCGTAAGGGCTGTCATTCCCGAACGTCCTCCCTGTGCTACTCCCGATGAACTCTCGACATAGGTAGATACCGTACTGGTACCCAACATAGCCCCGAGTGTAGTACCTACGGCATCGGCCATAAATGCTTGTTTCGCATTCGGAATCTTTCCGTCTTTCATCATACCCGCACGGGTAGAGACGCCTACCAGCGTACCTATCGTATCGAACATATCGAGAAATAATAAAGTAAATACGGTAAGTCCCATTTGCGGGGTAAATATCCCGGAAAAATCGAATTTAAAGAATGTGGGTGCTACCGAAGGCGGCCAGTCGAGGATCCCTCTATAATTCGTTACCCCCATAGGGATACCGATAAGTGTTGTTACCAAAATACCGATAAGAAGGGCTCCCTTAACTTTCCGAATCAACAGTACCGATACAATCACAATTCCGATCAATGCAAGCAACGGCGAACTCGAAGTAATATTTCCCAACGAAACGAGTGTAGAATCATTGGATGTTATAATCCCGGCATTTTGTAATCCTATAAACGCGATAAACAATCCGATACCCGCGCCTATCGCATTTTTCAGAGACATCGGAATCGCATTTACGATCGCTTCCCGTAAATTCGACAACGTAAGCAATATAAAAAGAATCCCTTCGATAAGCACGGCTGTAAGAGCAAACTCCCAACTATTTCCCATTCCCAGGCATACGGTAAAGGCGAAAAACGCATTCAAACCCATACCCGGAGCCAATGCAAACGGTAATTTAGCCCACAGCGCCATTATAAGCGTCGCAATTATCGAAGATACAGCCGTAGCGGTAAATACGGCTCCTTTATCCATTCCCGTAAGAGATAAAATCGCCGGATTAACAGCCAGTATATACGACATCGTCAAAAAAGTAGTTATACCGGCCAGTATTTCGGTACGTACTTTCATCGTAGCGGGATCAAACCCCAGCAATCTTTTCCACATCATCTTTACAAGTTTTTCAATCTGTAAAATTATAAAAAACGAGTCGTAACGATACAAAAACGGGGTACAATTTATGCTCTCTTTCTTATACCTCTTATTTTACTATCTTTGCAGTATCTAATTACCATTACAATGAAAAAGAGTTTAACTATACTGTCATTTTTTATATTTGTCATAACGGTTTCCGGACAAGATTTCGATACTTATTTTCAAGATACCACCTTGCGAGTCGACTATCTGTTTTCAGGAAATATCAAACAGCAAAAAATCAGTCTCGACCATTTATCGAGCATTCCCTGCTGGGCAGGACGCCGGCACAATCTCGACGCTTTACCCTTGGAAGGAAACGGACAAATAACCATGAGAGACATTGCTACAGAAGAAATCATTTATCGCATGTCGTTTTCATCTCTTTTTCAGGAATGGTTAACCACCGACGAAGCCAAGCGACTTTCTAAAGGATTCGAGAATACATTTACACTGCCCTATCCCCGGCGAACTGCCGAGATATGCGTTACGCTAACCGATAACCGGGGCAAAATTGCCGCTTCTCTCACGCACCTTATAGATCCGGCCGACATACTCATCGAAAAAAAACAGAAAAGCCCCTCGCATCCTTTTAAATATTTGTTGAAGAACGGAAGTTATAAAGATTGTATCGATATCGCCATTTTAGCCGAAGGCTATACCGCCGCCGAAACTGAATTATTTTATAAAGACGCCCGAATTGCCTGCGACAACCTATTCTCGCACGAGCCTTTTAGCAAAATGAAAAAACGGTTCAATGTCATCGCCGTTGCTTCAGCATCGGATAATAGCGGTGTAAGTACTCCCCGTCACAACGATTGGCGCAATACGGTATTCGGATCTCACTTCGACACATTTTATTCTCCACGTTACCTGACGACAAAAAATGTAAAAACCGTACACGATATTTTAACCGGTATTCCGTACGAACACATTGTCATTCTGGCCAACACCGATGTATATGGAGGTGGAGGCATATATAACGCATTCACGCTTACCTCGACACATCATGACCAGTTCGGCCCGGTTATAGTACATGAATTCGGACACAGTTTCGGAGGACTGGCCGACGAATATTTTTACGAAAACGATATTTTTTCAGAAAGTTATCCAAATGACACCGAACCTTGGGAACAAAACATTACCACCCTCGTAGATTTCGGAAGTAAATGGAAAGATATGCTTGCCCCCGGCACTCCCATTCCCGATAAATACACCCCAAAAAACGGAGACTGTCGTACTCTGGGGATATACGAAGGAGCCGGCTATTCGGCTAAAGGAGTTTACCGCAGTACTCCCGATTGCAGAATGAAAAGTAATGAAGCCCGGGAATTCTGTCCCGTATGCCGTCGAGCCCTCGAGCGTTTGATTCTTTTTTATACCGAATAATATTTTCCCTTTTATCGGGATTTAATCACTCAAAAAGGAAATTATATGTTAAAAGAAAGGTATAAAGCATAAATAACTCCTTGAAAATAAAAAAAAACGAAGAAAATAACAAACAGGTCAAATAAAATGCCGTAATTTACACTCATAAACAAAAAAGTTTATTTTGTTCTATCTCTTCCGTGTAACTGCCCGAATCAAAAAAAGGGTTTTCCATTGTCGAAACTGACCTTCCTAAACTTGATTGTTTCAATTTATTTTATTTATTTATTTTATTTTTTTTCGTATGAATATTTACATTGGAAACCTGAACTACAGTGTTCGGGAAAGTGATTTGCAACAAGTTATGGAAGATTACGGTACTGTAATTTCAACCCGTCTGATCATGGATCGTATGACAAACCGTTCTAAAGGTTTTGCCTTCGTGGAAATGGAAAATGACGATGAAGCCCACAATGCTATCAAAGAACTCAACGGCGCAGAATATGCCGGACGTCAGATGGTAGTTAAAGAAGCGACTCCCAGACCTTAATTATTTCACTTGAAGTATACAGGTTAACGACCTGACAAAAAAACCCGATATGCCGCATGCACATCGGGTTTTCTTTTTATCTTTTGTAATTATCTCGAAAAACGTTCCTTAAATTCGCTGGCTGTCATTCCCTCCATTTTCTTAAAAAAGACAGAAAACTGGCTCACTGTGGTAAACCCCAATGTATATGCTACCTCGGTAACAGTCATTGCGGTATTTCCTAACAACTCTTTGGCTCGCGCCAACCGTTGCTGCATTTGATATTTTACGGGAGACATCCCCGTATATTGTTTAAATACCCTACGGAACCAGGAATAACCCATACCTACTTCCCGGGCTATCTCTTCGAGAGAAACCGGTGTATCTACCGTTTCCCTCATTATACTGCGTGCCTTATTCAACTTGTCCACCAGAACACCATCGGTATAAGAACAATTCTGATCTTTATAATAAACGAGCCCCAATAAATGCAGTACAATACTCGAAATCAGTTGCTGATATCCGCTTTTTTCCTCTTCGGCATACCGCAAAATACGGTCATACAATCCCATAATCGTATCGCTGATACCGATACGGCGTACCGGACAATCTTTCGAAAAGAAGCCCTCTTTTACCCGATTATCTATATTCACTCCTCTAAAACCTACCCAATACTCTACCCAGCCCGTATCTTTATCGGGTTTATAAGTATGCCACTCTCCGGGGAAAAGCTGTATCATCGTACCCGCCGTAACTCTTACCTTACGACAAGACTCCGAAGCGAAATAACCTCTCCCTTCGACAATATACACCAGTTGGTATTCATTCAGGATGCGTCCCTGAAACTTAAAATTATATTTATCGGGGTGTCGCAATACAGGATAATCCGCCCCCGGCAATACGGTTTGGTAACCGACCGTCGTACACACAATCCCCCATCTCTCGTCATCGTCATTTATGGTAAGATATTTCAATAAATCTTTACGACCTTTTCTCATTTACCGTTTTTTATGCCAAAAATGTAAACAGTTGTATCAAATCTACAAACGAGTTTTACTCTTATATATCTAAGTTTGTATGGTAAAAATACAGAATAAAAATGAGCCGTACAACCGGTGTCATTTTTATTATTTCATAAATCATCGATTTTAACGAGTACGCATGAAACAACACACGATGCTTGCCTTCGATCTGGGAGCTACCAGCGGTCGCGGAATTATAGGAACTTTAAATAATAACCGACTCGAAACCTACGAAATATCTCGATTCCCGAATCGTGTCATAAATATACACGGTAAATTATACTGGAATTTATTGTCGATCTTCGAATCTATGAAAGAAACGTTGGCCGAATGCGTCCGCAGGAAAATACCAGTAGATTCGATCGGGATCGATACATGGGGGGTCGATTTCGTTTATCTGGGGAAAGACGGCTCGTTGCTTTCCATGCCCCGCGCCTACCGCGATCCCTATACCGAAAGAATACCCGAGCAATATTTTACGCACATTCCACGAGAAGAAGTTTACCGAATAACCGGAACACAAATCATGAATTTCAATTCGGTTTACCAGTTATACGCCGCCCGGAAAGAAAACTATGCCCCTCATCTGCACGCCGACAAAATATTGTTCATTCCCGATGCTCTCGCCTATCTGCTAACGGGAAAATGCGTTTGTGAATATACGATCGCCAGTACGGCGCAATTACTGAACGCCCGTTCCCGTGAAATAGAACCTGCTCTGTTACAACCGGCAGGTATGGGAAAAGACGTATTTCCCGGCATCGTTTTCCCGGGAGAAAAAATAGGACTGCTTTCCGAGCTCATCTCTCGGGAAACGGGATTTCCACGCGTACCGGTTATCTCGGTGGCCGGACACGATACCGCCTCTGCCATCGCTGCCGTTCCGGCGCAGGATGAAAAATTCGCATACCTGAGTTCGGGTACCTGGAGTCTGATGGGGATAGAGTTGGAAGAACCTATCATTACCAAAGATTCTTACCGTATGAATTTCACCAATGAGGGCGGCATCGAGGGCACGATACGTTTCCTGAAAAACATAACCGGCATGTGGATATTGGAAGAATGCTTAAAAATATGGAAACGTAATGATAAGCCATACGATTACGAGGAAATCATTCTTATGGCTCAGAAAGAAAAACCGTTCCAACGCTTTATCGATCCTGATTCTCCGACATTCGCTTGCCCGAAGGATATGCTTAAGGCGATTGCTGAATATTGTTCGGAAACGGGACAACTTCCTCCCGAAAATGGAGCGGAAACCGTCAGGTGTATTTTCGATAGTCTGGCCATGAAATACAATTATGTGTTGGGGCGTCTCAAAAAATTCGCTCCTTTCCCGATCGAAAAACTACATATTATCGGAGGCGGCGCAAAAAATCCGCTTTTAAATCAGTTTACCGCTAATACTACCGGAATACCCGTTATCAGCGGGCCGGCCGAAGCTACGGCTATCGGCAATCTGCTGTTACAGGCTAAGGCTTTAGGATTAGTAGAAAACCGGCATGACATGCGCAGAATCATACGCAACGGAATCCGAATGGAAACATTCATGCCCGTAGAAACCGATAAGTGGCAAAAAGCTTACCGGGAATTTCTGAACATCACCCGGCTCGAAGAATAATATATAAACTATAATTTCATAAAACAATGACTATGAAAAACAAAGAATTCGTTACTAAAGCCTATGAATTAGCCAGGAAAAGATATGCAACCTTAGATATCGATACCGAGAAAGCTATTGAAAAACTACAAAATATCCCCTTGTCTCTGCATTGCTGGCAAACCGATGATGTAACCGGCCTCGAACATACTGAAAACGAATTGAGCGGTGGAATTCAGGTAACGGGGAACTATCCCGGAAAAGCCCGCAATATCGAAGAAATACGAAACGATCTGGTAAAAGCCGCTTCTTTTCTGGGAGGCAACCATCGTATCAGCCTGCATGCCAGTTACGGAGACTTTAAAGGAGAAAAAGTCGACCGAGATCAGATCGAGCCCCGGCATTTTGAAAGCTGGATGAAATGGGCCAAAGAAAATAACCTGAAACTCGATTTCAATTCCACCTCGTTCTCCCATCCCAAAAGCGGAGAACTCACCCTTGCCAACCCGGATAAATCGATACGGGATTTTTGGATCGAGCATACCAAAAGATGTCGCCGGATCGCAGAAGAAATGGGGAAATATCAGGGATCTCCTTGCGTTATGAACTTATGGATACATGACGGATCGAAAGACAGTACCGTAAACCGGCTTAAATACCGGAGTATTCTGAAAGATTCTCTCGATGAAATATTCTCGGTACCCTACTCCAACATGATAGATTGCATCGAAGCAAAACTGTTCGGGATCGGTGCCGAAAGCTATACTGTAGGATCATACGATTTTTATTTGGGATACGGGGTAAAAAACAATAAAAGAGTCACTCTCGATACAGGACATTTTCACCTGACTGAAAGCGTAGCCGATAAAATTTCTTCTTTGTTATTGTTTACTCCCGGTATCATGTTGCATGTAAGCCGTCCGATACGCTGGGATTCTGATCATGTAACCATCGTAAATGACGATACACTCGATCTGGCCCGCGAAATCATCCGTTGCGACGCATTGGACAAAGTAAACATCGGTCTCGATTATTTCGACGGTTCTATCAACCGCATCGGAGCTTATGTCATCGGCTCACGCGCTACCCAAAAATGTTTATTGCAGGCGTTGCTCGAACCGCTGGAACAATTGAGGGAATACGAAGCCGATCACCGGTATTTCGAACGGCTGGCACTACTCGAAGAGGCCAAGTCATTACCCTGGAATGCCGTATGGGATTATTTCTGCCTGATAAACAATGTACCCGTCGGAGAAGAATATATTGCGGAAGTGTGCAAATACGAAGAGGAAGTAACCGGTAAACGACGATAAAAAAATGAATACTATTATCGGACTGATTATTATCGCTGTCGGAAGCCTGGGACAATCCAGCTCGTACGTACCCATTAAAAAGATAAAGAAATGGAGTTGGGAAAGTTTCTGGCTCGTACAGGGTATTTTCGCCTGGCTCGTATTTCCTTTTATAGGGGCATTACTGGCCATCGACATCGATAAACTTCCGGACATAATTTTGTCGGGAAACTACCTTAAACCTATTGTATATGGGATGTTATGGGGGATCGGCGGACTTACATTCGGTTTGAGCATGCGTTATCTCGGAGTGGCACTCGGGCAGTCGATCGCTTTAGGTACATGTGCCGGATTCGGAACGATTTTACCGGCAATCTGGTCGGGAACCGATCTCTGGCATGGTCAGGGACTTATTCTCCTCATCAGTGTATGCATTACCCTTTCGGGTATCGCTGTCATCGGATATGCCGGCAGCCTCCGCTCTAAAGATATGCCCGAAGAAGCGAAAAAAGCCGCCATAAAAGACTTCGCACTTACCAAAGGATTAGTGGTTGCATTACTGGCCGGTATTATGAGCGCCTGTTTCAGTCTCGGTCTCGAGTCGGGTGAAGAAATACGTCTTACCGCAATCGCTAACGGTGCAGGAGAACTGCTTGCGTTAAACCCGGTAATCTTATTGGTAACCTTAGGCGGTTTCGTCACAAATGCCGTATATTGCATTTTCCAAAATCTAAAAAATAAGACCGGAAAAGATTATTTTTCGGTATCGGGAAGCACTCTATTATCGAATCTGTTATTTTGCGCTTTAGCCGGGCTTCTCTGGTATTCTCAATTTTTCGGATTAGGCATGGGAAAAAGTTTTTTCAGCGACTCACCGTTGCTGCTCGCTTTCTCCTGGAGTATACTCATGTCGCTGAATGTCATTTTCAGCAACATGTGGGGAATCTTTTTAAAAGAATGGAAAGGGGTAAAACCCCGGGTAATAGGCGTGCTTATAGCCGGGCTTGCCTTACTCATTTTTTCAGTCATTCTACCCAATTTATTTTAAACCTATTTATTCATCGAAAACAATATGATCTTACATCGCAACGACAAACTAAAAAATCAACTCGACGAAATCGCCGAGATCGCCTCATACTTATGGACAAAAGGGTGGGCCGAACGAAATGCAGGAAATATATCGATCGACATTTCGGAGCTTATTTCTTCCGAAGATAAAAAACTTCCTCCCTTGAA of Coprobacter tertius contains these proteins:
- the rhaT gene encoding L-rhamnose/proton symporter RhaT yields the protein MNTIIGLIIIAVGSLGQSSSYVPIKKIKKWSWESFWLVQGIFAWLVFPFIGALLAIDIDKLPDIILSGNYLKPIVYGMLWGIGGLTFGLSMRYLGVALGQSIALGTCAGFGTILPAIWSGTDLWHGQGLILLISVCITLSGIAVIGYAGSLRSKDMPEEAKKAAIKDFALTKGLVVALLAGIMSACFSLGLESGEEIRLTAIANGAGELLALNPVILLVTLGGFVTNAVYCIFQNLKNKTGKDYFSVSGSTLLSNLLFCALAGLLWYSQFFGLGMGKSFFSDSPLLLAFSWSILMSLNVIFSNMWGIFLKEWKGVKPRVIGVLIAGLALLIFSVILPNLF